A genomic segment from Diospyros lotus cultivar Yz01 chromosome 5, ASM1463336v1, whole genome shotgun sequence encodes:
- the LOC127801504 gene encoding ethylene-responsive transcription factor WRI1-like: MPETTGSPSSTSRPDTSVDRTGDLHAKQPRRKRRIPKNAESSTSGERKKPKYKGVTCNFWWWILLICMAAGDGDRHRSNARFDAHLWDNFWWNETRTKRGRQVYLGAYENEEEAARAFDLAALKYWGVDTPLNFPVETYAKEIEEMENVPKEEYVKSLRRRSHSFSRGACKYRGVTR, translated from the exons ATGCCGGAGACGACGGGCTCACCTTCTTCCACTTCTCGGCCGGATACCTCTGTTGATCGTACTGGCGATCTTCATGCTAAACAACCAAGGAGGAAGCGCCGAATCCCAAAAAATGCTGAGAGCTCCACCTCCGGCGAACGAAAAAAACCCAAGTATAAAGGGGTCACCTG TAATTTTTGGTGGTGGATTTTGTTGATCTGCATGGCGGCGGGTGACGGCGACAGGCACCGTTCTAATGCGAGGTTTGATGCTCACCTGTGGGACAATTTTTGGTGGAACGAAACCCGGACGAAGAGAGGACGACAAG TTTATCTGG GTGCGTACGAGAACGAGGAAGAAGCGGCACGTGCGTTCGATCTCGCCGCTCTCAAGTACTGGGGCGTCGACACCCCCTTGAATTTCCCT GTAGAAACGTACGCAAAGGAGATTGAGGAAATGGAGAACGTGCCGAAGGAAGAGTACGTTAAGTCCCTGCGGCGAAGAAGCCACAGCTTCTCCAGGGGTGCCTGCAAGTACCGCGGCGTCACGAGGTAA